Proteins encoded in a region of the Sulfurimonas marina genome:
- the ribE gene encoding riboflavin synthase: protein MFTGLIREVATVKSFVGSKLCIHAKHKAGLGDSIAINGACLTVIETSHDGFCVELSPESQKLLAIENYKNEVHIEPAMQMGDRFEGHIVQGHVDTIGEVSEVKDNGNSYDVFIKLDKKFIPYIVPKGSITIDGVSLTINEVFADSFRLTIIPHTMKETLFKNYKKGSRVNVETDMFARYIAHIMKYQTSAHDLTWDKVDSITALY, encoded by the coding sequence ATGTTCACAGGACTCATTCGAGAAGTTGCAACTGTTAAAAGTTTTGTAGGAAGCAAGCTGTGCATCCATGCAAAACATAAAGCCGGACTTGGAGATTCTATTGCAATCAACGGGGCTTGTTTAACGGTAATTGAAACTTCTCATGACGGTTTTTGTGTAGAACTAAGCCCGGAAAGCCAAAAACTTCTGGCAATTGAGAACTACAAAAATGAAGTACATATAGAACCTGCAATGCAGATGGGTGATCGCTTTGAAGGGCATATTGTTCAAGGGCATGTCGATACGATCGGAGAAGTTTCTGAAGTAAAAGACAACGGTAACTCTTACGATGTTTTCATCAAACTCGACAAAAAGTTTATCCCCTACATCGTTCCAAAAGGCTCGATCACGATCGATGGTGTAAGCCTTACGATCAATGAAGTTTTTGCTGATTCATTTCGTCTGACTATCATTCCACATACGATGAAAGAGACACTCTTTAAAAACTATAAAAAAGGCTCACGTGTAAATGTTGAGACCGATATGTTTGCACGCTATATAGCCCACATCATGAAATACCAAACCTCAGCTCACGATCTTACTTGGGATAAGGTTGATTCCATAACTGCACTTTACTAG
- the recQ gene encoding DNA helicase RecQ: MKQQVLKEFFGHNSFRELQEEGVDAILNGRDLLMILPTGGGKSLVYQLPTMMMNGVTIVISPLIALMQDQVASLQAQDIPAAMFSSAQNFEEIEETIRDLYANKLKFLYLSPERLNNPHTLEILRNININFFVIDEAHCISQWGHEFRDDYRSLGQLKNNFPSTTIAAFTATSTNHVTEDILRELQLQNPLLLKGKIFRKNLFISAQRRISNGQAQLKNFLLNHENESGIIYVSSRKKAEDLSSQLNQAGYKTLPYHAGLPQHIREQNFKLFVNDRVNIMVATIAFGMGIDKADIRFVVHMSLPKSLENYYQEIGRAGRDGENSEVLLLFNAGDIMQHKRYLDEITDERYKEHLAEKIDTIYKYATSELCFHQQLASYFEDKIEECSDRCENCLNDDESRDITKEAQMLLSCIYKTEQTFGKNYIIDVLRGSTEQKLLANKADKLSVYGIGSHLSKKEWFVIVERLLELGILTLGEFQALKLTNDAVAVLKSRQLVTIKASRLNVLEKQKAKKIEEEFDYDRELFEKLREKRKELADELELPAYLIFSDKTLKHLANEMPTNKEEMLEINGIGLKKYTQYGEEFLDIINS, encoded by the coding sequence ATGAAGCAACAGGTTTTAAAAGAGTTCTTTGGGCATAACAGCTTCAGAGAGCTGCAAGAGGAAGGCGTAGATGCTATTCTAAATGGTCGCGATCTCCTTATGATCCTTCCAACAGGCGGGGGAAAAAGTTTAGTCTATCAGCTCCCGACTATGATGATGAACGGTGTAACGATTGTTATATCACCGCTAATCGCACTTATGCAAGATCAGGTCGCTTCACTTCAAGCACAAGATATCCCTGCCGCTATGTTTTCATCAGCTCAAAATTTTGAAGAGATTGAAGAGACTATTCGCGATCTCTATGCCAATAAGTTAAAGTTTTTATATCTTTCACCTGAGAGACTGAATAATCCACACACTTTAGAGATCCTGCGAAATATCAACATCAACTTTTTCGTGATCGATGAAGCGCATTGTATCTCGCAGTGGGGGCATGAATTTCGTGATGATTACCGCTCTTTAGGACAGTTAAAAAACAACTTTCCCTCTACTACAATTGCGGCTTTTACAGCTACCTCAACCAACCATGTAACAGAGGATATTTTAAGAGAACTGCAACTCCAAAATCCGCTGCTGCTCAAAGGGAAGATCTTTCGTAAAAACCTTTTTATTTCGGCTCAGCGACGAATCTCAAATGGACAGGCTCAGCTGAAAAACTTTCTTCTCAACCATGAGAATGAATCGGGAATCATCTATGTAAGTTCCAGAAAAAAAGCGGAAGATCTAAGCAGCCAGCTCAACCAGGCCGGATACAAGACTCTCCCATACCACGCAGGATTGCCGCAACATATACGAGAGCAGAACTTTAAACTCTTTGTCAACGACCGTGTCAATATCATGGTAGCAACTATTGCATTTGGAATGGGAATCGATAAAGCCGACATCCGCTTTGTGGTGCATATGAGTCTGCCGAAATCTCTGGAGAACTACTATCAGGAGATTGGACGTGCGGGACGTGACGGTGAAAACTCTGAAGTATTACTGCTGTTTAATGCCGGTGACATTATGCAACATAAACGCTACCTCGATGAGATAACAGATGAGAGATATAAAGAACATCTCGCCGAAAAGATAGATACTATCTACAAATACGCAACAAGCGAGCTTTGTTTCCACCAACAACTAGCTTCCTACTTTGAAGACAAGATTGAAGAGTGCAGCGATCGATGTGAAAACTGTTTGAATGATGATGAGAGCCGTGACATAACAAAAGAAGCGCAAATGCTTCTTAGCTGTATCTATAAAACAGAACAAACATTTGGAAAGAACTACATCATCGATGTGCTTCGCGGCTCAACAGAGCAGAAGCTTTTAGCCAATAAAGCGGATAAACTCTCGGTTTACGGCATCGGCTCACACCTCAGCAAAAAAGAGTGGTTTGTGATCGTGGAGCGCCTTTTAGAGCTTGGAATCCTTACACTTGGAGAGTTTCAGGCGCTCAAACTTACAAACGATGCAGTAGCTGTACTCAAATCACGCCAATTAGTGACTATTAAAGCCTCACGACTCAATGTGCTTGAAAAACAAAAAGCGAAGAAAATAGAAGAGGAGTTTGACTACGATCGAGAATTGTTTGAAAAACTTCGAGAAAAAAGAAAAGAGTTAGCCGATGAACTTGAACTTCCTGCTTATCTCATCTTCAGTGACAAAACTTTAAAACATCTGGCAAATGAGATGCCGACAAATAAAGAGGAGATGTTGGAGATAAACGGAATCGGACTTAAAAAATATACCCAGTACGGTGAAGAGTTTTTAGATATAATCAACTCCTAA